The genomic DNA GAGACGCGTTCACCCCCGCGCGGGCGGCCGGTCGGGCGGCGGGGCCTCGTCCCGCGGCGCCGGCCCGGGCCCCGGGGGCGGCACCTTCGGCGGGGTGGGCGGGACGATCGGTCCCACCACCGTCGGCGCCCCATGGATCGCGTCCGCCGGATGCGGGCGCAGATACGGGTTGGTCTCCTCGTGCGACGCGCGGTACGGCCGCGACGGCGTGTACGGCCCAGGCATCGGGCCACCTGCACCGCCTTCGTCGCCACCCCGGCCCGACGACCCCGCCGGAACCGTGGGCGCCGCTCCTGCCGCGCACGCCACCAGCGCTCCCACCCCGCCCGCACCCGCACCCCACACCGCACCCAGTACCGCGGCCGTCCCCGGATGCCCGTGCAACTCGATCCCGGCCCCGAACGCATCGAAGCCCAGCACCGAGAGTGATCCGTCCGCGGACACCTCCGTCAGCAACACCAGCAGGGGCAGGGTCGCCGCCGTCACTCCTGCCAGCCGCAGCGCACACCACCCCGCGAACCGGACGGCGGTCGCCTCGCCCCGGTCGGTACGTGTCGCGGCCAGCACCCCCGCGTACAGCATCATCACCACGGCGGCGACCACCAGCAGCCAGACCCGGTGGTCCAGTTCGGCCAGCCGCCCGACCGTCACCGGTTCGTCGGCGGACATCCGCAGCAGCTCGTCCAGCGGATCGGGAAGCAGCTCGGCCAGCTCGCCGGTCGCCTGTCCGTCCCACGGCACGAAGAGGCCGAGCGGCACCCCGAGCCACGTCCCGTTCGGCGCCCCGAGCAACGCGGCGCCCGCGATCCGCTTCGGGTGGTCGTCACCGGCCGCCGCGTACGCCGCGGCCGCGCACCCGGCGACCACCGCCACGAGCAGCACCGACACCAGCGCGGACGCCGCCGGACGCACGGTCCGGTGCAGCCACACCAGACCGGACGGCAACGGCGTACGACGCGAGGCGAGAACTGCGATCACCAGAACTCCGAGCACCCAGCAGGCCCCGCCCGCCAGCGACTTCGCCGTGTCGACCGTGAACCCGACATGGGCCTCAGCCCTTGCGAGATCCGCCAGCCGGTCCGGCAGCAGACCGCCGAGGTCACCCAGATCGCCGAGCCCGCCCGGCAGCAGGTCCCCGATGCCCCCGGCCCCACCGGGGACATCGCCGTCCGCCCCCGGCACCCCGTCCAGGCCCAGCGACGCACCGTCGATCGTCACGACATCGTGACCGGCCCAGGCCAGCCCGCCGAGCACGGCGACGAAGAGCACCACCACCGCCCCCGCGCGGACCGCGAGTTCGGCACCGGGCAGGACCGCTCCTGCCCCGCGCAGCGATCGCAGGAAGAAGAAGGAGAGGAACAGCGCACCGGCCAGCCCCACCCCCAGTGGTGTGACCGACAGGGCGGCGTGCGCCTCGGCCCCGTCCAGTCCGAACGCCGAGACATCCCCCGACGGAGAGACCGATCCGCCCACCCCCAGCACCACCACGGCCGCCGTCATCGGCCCCAGTGCCCCTGCCGAGTCGGCGCCGAGCAGATGCAGTCCCAGGGCCGCCGTCCCCGCCATCGCGACCATCGCCCAGCCGACCGAGGCGATGGCGGTCAACGCCGCTTTCCCCCAAGGGATATGCCCCGTACCGCCGTCGCCTCCGCGCGCGTCCCTCGCCATCAGGACCCCCTCAATTCGCACCGAGATGCCCTGAGTTGACCTATTCGCTCATGATCCGTACGCACTCATGGGCGCTTACCACTCTCCGAGCATGTTTCTCCCGAGTCAACGGCGCGTGGGGGCACGTCTCGTCACGGTCCCGAACCGGCCCGACTTTCGTATCGGGGACTGCTCCTGGAATAGTTCCCCACGATGTTCAGCATCCCTAGACTCCCTGTGATGGGGGTAACTCGGGGGACAACTAGTGGGGCGCGGAGTGCCGGAACTCGTACTGGAATTGAATGGAAGGACCTGGACGCTCGATCCGTCCAGGCCGTACACCCTCGGGCGCGATCCGCAGGGCGACCTGTCGATCGACGACGCCAGGGTGTCGTGGCGGCATGCCACGATCAGCTGGGGGGGCCGTAGTTGGTTCATCGAGGACCACGGCTCCACCAACGGCACCTATGTGCAGGGCCAGCGGATCCACCAGATGGACATCGGGCCGGGCTCCGCCGTGTACCTGGGCAACGCCACTGACGGACCGCGGCTGAGCTTCAGCGGATCCGCCGCGGGCGCCGATCTGTACAGCGGTCAGGGTGCGGGCGCGCAGCAGGCCCCCGCGCAGCAGCCCCAGAAGGGTGGTGCCGACTGGCCGGATCCCGCGTCGCAGCAGCCCC from Streptomyces sp. NBC_01707 includes the following:
- a CDS encoding streptophobe family protein; its protein translation is MTAIASVGWAMVAMAGTAALGLHLLGADSAGALGPMTAAVVVLGVGGSVSPSGDVSAFGLDGAEAHAALSVTPLGVGLAGALFLSFFFLRSLRGAGAVLPGAELAVRAGAVVVLFVAVLGGLAWAGHDVVTIDGASLGLDGVPGADGDVPGGAGGIGDLLPGGLGDLGDLGGLLPDRLADLARAEAHVGFTVDTAKSLAGGACWVLGVLVIAVLASRRTPLPSGLVWLHRTVRPAASALVSVLLVAVVAGCAAAAYAAAGDDHPKRIAGAALLGAPNGTWLGVPLGLFVPWDGQATGELAELLPDPLDELLRMSADEPVTVGRLAELDHRVWLLVVAAVVMMLYAGVLAATRTDRGEATAVRFAGWCALRLAGVTAATLPLLVLLTEVSADGSLSVLGFDAFGAGIELHGHPGTAAVLGAVWGAGAGGVGALVACAAGAAPTVPAGSSGRGGDEGGAGGPMPGPYTPSRPYRASHEETNPYLRPHPADAIHGAPTVVGPIVPPTPPKVPPPGPGPAPRDEAPPPDRPPARG